Proteins encoded together in one Bosea sp. (in: a-proteobacteria) window:
- the ctaD gene encoding cytochrome c oxidase subunit I, whose product MTAHTETAGHRPGFWTRWFLSTNHKDIGTLYLIFSGLAGVLGTALSVAMRMELQQPGMQIFSSPAIFNVVVSAHGLIMIFFVIMPALIGGFGNWLVPLMIGAPDMAFPRMNNISFWLLAASFVLFLCSLFSEGAPGTTGHGGGWTLYPPFSAATGQPGPAVDFVILSIHLSGAASILGAINFITTILNMRAPGMTMHRMPLFAWAMLVTAFMLLFALPVLAGAITMLLTDRNFGTTFFDPAGGGDPILYQHLFWFFGHPEVYIMILPAFGIVSHVVSTFSKKPIFGYLGMAYAMVAIGIVGFLVWAHHMYTVGMSLNSQRYFAFASMVIAVPTGIKVFSWLATMWGGSIHFRVPMLWAMGFIILFTIGGVTGVVLANVAIDRVLHNTYYVIAHFHYVLSLGAVFGIFAGFYYWFPKMSGYLTNEALGRLHFALMFVGVNMVFFPQHFLGLAGMPRHYADYPDAFAGWNLVSSLGSYTAAAGLVVFFVTVAEAFWRKRPAGDNPWGEAATTLEWTLSSPPPFHQFETLPRIAEPGHEA is encoded by the coding sequence ATGACAGCCCACACCGAGACCGCCGGCCACAGACCCGGTTTCTGGACCCGCTGGTTCCTGTCGACCAACCACAAGGACATCGGCACGCTCTACCTGATCTTCTCAGGCCTCGCCGGCGTGCTCGGCACGGCGCTGTCGGTCGCGATGCGGATGGAACTGCAGCAGCCGGGCATGCAGATCTTCTCCAGCCCCGCGATCTTCAACGTGGTCGTCAGCGCGCATGGCCTGATTATGATCTTCTTCGTGATCATGCCGGCGCTGATCGGCGGCTTCGGCAACTGGCTGGTGCCGCTGATGATCGGCGCGCCGGACATGGCCTTCCCGCGCATGAACAACATCTCGTTCTGGCTGCTCGCCGCCTCCTTCGTGCTGTTCCTCTGCTCGCTCTTCAGCGAGGGCGCGCCGGGGACCACCGGCCATGGCGGCGGCTGGACGCTCTACCCGCCCTTCTCGGCCGCGACCGGGCAGCCGGGCCCGGCGGTCGATTTCGTCATCCTGTCGATCCATCTCTCGGGCGCGGCCTCGATCCTGGGCGCGATCAACTTCATCACCACGATCCTGAACATGCGCGCGCCGGGCATGACCATGCACCGCATGCCGCTCTTCGCCTGGGCGATGCTGGTGACGGCCTTCATGCTGCTCTTCGCGCTGCCGGTCCTGGCGGGCGCGATCACCATGCTGCTGACCGACCGCAATTTCGGCACGACCTTCTTCGACCCGGCCGGCGGCGGCGATCCGATCCTCTACCAGCACCTGTTCTGGTTCTTCGGGCACCCGGAGGTCTACATCATGATCCTGCCGGCCTTCGGCATCGTCAGCCACGTCGTCTCGACCTTCTCGAAGAAGCCGATCTTCGGCTATCTCGGCATGGCCTATGCAATGGTGGCGATCGGCATCGTCGGCTTCCTGGTCTGGGCGCACCACATGTACACGGTGGGGATGTCGCTCAATTCCCAGCGCTATTTCGCCTTCGCCTCGATGGTGATCGCGGTGCCGACCGGCATCAAGGTCTTTTCCTGGCTCGCGACGATGTGGGGCGGCTCGATCCACTTCCGCGTGCCGATGCTCTGGGCGATGGGCTTCATCATCCTGTTCACCATCGGCGGCGTCACCGGCGTGGTGCTGGCGAATGTCGCGATCGACCGCGTCCTGCACAACACCTATTACGTGATCGCGCATTTCCACTATGTGCTGTCGCTGGGCGCCGTGTTCGGCATCTTCGCCGGCTTCTACTACTGGTTCCCGAAGATGAGCGGCTACCTGACCAACGAGGCGCTTGGGCGGCTGCATTTCGCCTTGATGTTCGTCGGCGTGAACATGGTGTTCTTCCCGCAGCATTTCCTCGGGCTCGCCGGCATGCCGCGCCATTATGCCGATTATCCCGACGCCTTCGCCGGCTGGAACCTCGTCTCGTCGCTCGGCTCCTACACCGCGGCGGCGGGCCTCGTCGTCTTCTTCGTGACGGTCGCCGAGGCGTTCTGGCGCAAGCGCCCGGCCGGCGACAATCCGTGGGGCGAGGCCGCGACGACGCTGGAATGGACCTTGTCCTCGCCGCCGCCATTCCACCAGTTCGAGACGCTGCCGCGCATCGCAGAGCCCGGCCACGAGGCCTGA
- a CDS encoding PAS domain-containing protein has translation MVETSEKIAEKLGAALLASAADAILATDRDGVIRFWNPGAARLFGFTAEEAVGASLDLIIPERLRQRHWDGWDKVIASGVTPRYGAGDLLSVPALASDGRQISVEFTIALLNGPDGRIDGMAAILRDVTPRFEELRRLRRALAEQARPAHPEADR, from the coding sequence ATGGTGGAGACCTCGGAGAAAATTGCCGAGAAGCTCGGCGCAGCGCTCCTCGCGAGCGCGGCCGACGCGATCCTGGCGACCGATCGGGACGGCGTCATCCGCTTCTGGAATCCGGGCGCGGCGCGGCTCTTCGGCTTCACCGCCGAGGAGGCTGTCGGGGCCTCGCTCGACCTCATCATCCCGGAGCGGCTGCGGCAGCGGCATTGGGACGGCTGGGACAAGGTTATCGCTTCGGGCGTCACACCACGCTACGGCGCCGGCGACCTGCTCTCCGTCCCGGCTCTCGCCAGCGACGGCCGGCAGATCTCGGTCGAGTTCACCATCGCCCTGCTGAACGGCCCCGACGGGCGGATCGACGGCATGGCGGCCATCCTGCGCGACGTCACGCCCCGTTTCGAGGAGTTGCGCCGGCTGCGGCGTGCGCTGGCCGAACAGGCCAGGCCCGCGCATCCGGAAGCGGATCGGTGA
- a CDS encoding PLP-dependent transferase has product MTNVQGAGGPQDRAPRTVAAANGVAADERFGAVAPPLYLSSSFAFAGYDAMRDYDYSRTANPSRDLLADTLARLEGGAGAIITASGMAAADLVLSRLGRDDRVIASHDCYGGTCRLLAARRDRGQFDLAFVDQTDETAMAAALEAAAALVFIETPSNPTMAHAGIGDSLLRLSVGLEAEADLLVDLARGLDAIGTAEAKVA; this is encoded by the coding sequence GTGACGAACGTGCAGGGCGCAGGCGGACCGCAGGATCGTGCCCCCAGAACCGTGGCGGCGGCCAATGGCGTCGCGGCGGATGAACGCTTCGGAGCCGTCGCCCCGCCACTCTATCTCTCCAGCAGCTTCGCTTTCGCCGGCTACGATGCGATGCGCGACTACGACTATTCGCGCACGGCCAATCCGAGCCGGGACCTGCTGGCCGACACGCTGGCGAGGCTTGAAGGCGGGGCCGGGGCGATCATCACCGCTTCGGGCATGGCGGCCGCCGATCTCGTTCTCTCCCGGCTTGGCCGGGACGACCGCGTGATCGCGTCTCACGATTGTTATGGCGGAACCTGTCGGCTGCTCGCGGCCCGCCGCGACCGCGGGCAGTTCGACCTTGCCTTCGTCGACCAGACGGACGAGACGGCGATGGCAGCCGCCCTGGAAGCCGCCGCCGCGCTCGTCTTCATCGAGACGCCGAGCAACCCGACGATGGCCCATGCCGGCATCGGCGACAGCCTGCTCCGGCTCTCGGTCGGGCTCGAGGCCGAGGCCGATCTGCTGGTCGATCTGGCGCGCGGCCTGGATGCGATCGGCACCGCGGAGGCGAAGGTCGCATAG